CTCAGATCTATGTTGAAAGTAATTCTTTGAATATGTCACATTAAGATCATGCAGTACTACCTACATCCCACAACTTCAGGTTTtgcaataatgaaaagaaaaaaaatgttttaaataaattctatCCATAGCTCAACAAGCATACTTTTCTTCACCTCTATGTATAATATAATTGTGTCCCCATTTTTGAACCCCTTCCTAACCTCTTGAAAAGGTGGATAGAGTTTTCCCTAGCTCACTGACAATCACCTCTTCAAATCCTAAATGAGGTTTTACTGCTTGGCTGGAACTTTGTGTCATGATATTTTTATGCATGTACATATGAGCGTAAACAAGTGTCTGTGAAGATAACTACTCTCGAAAATTGATGTTCCATCTTTATTCAACTCCATAGGAACTTGGAAATATACTACTCACTTTTATTTGACACTTTTATTTCCTCACTACCTCTATTCTACCTACAATCTCCCTCAAAATGCTATTAAAAGTGACTCCTCAAAATTTACTTGCCTCAATTTTGTCACTCATGATTGTAAGTGATTTCATTGGTTGAAGGTTCACATACCCTTAAACCCTTTGAGCTTAACTGGAGTGCTCATGCTCCAATCTATTAATGTAGGCTAgctattaatttttaatagatttatCCTTTATATTTGTAACTGctagttttgttgtttttcttcctttttttctcagcctgacaaattatatttttttccagttttattgagatataattgttgtttatcttttgtgTGCTGATAATGCCTGATTCTGACACAATCCATGACCTTGACAACCTACTGTACTGTTTCTTGAATGAATTCAaagtttggttttgatttttgttattttgaattAAGATTTAGCACAGTTTACTCCTTCCTGTGTATTTTCTACTTTACATATTGCTGTTTAAATTGAttatattttggcatattttaatattttacatacaaTTTGTGCCTTTTTCTCTGTGTAATTTCacttggaagtttttttttttttgcatttaaatcaTTAAGCTACAGTAGGGGTCATTTGTTTCAaattcttttgagattttttttccttcagaatttttcTCAAGACAGTTATTACTTCCTTATTTCTTAGGCTATAAATGAAAGGATTTAGTAAGGGAACTACTTCTGTAAACAGAATAGCAGCTGGTATATCTTTATCCCCTTCTTCAAGCAAATTTGGTCTAATgtacatgaagaaaagagatccGTAGAATaatgaaacagacaaaaagtGAGATGCACAGGTAGAAAAGGCTTTGACCCTTCCCTGTTtggatttcattttgaaaatggtaAAGAGAATGTGGAGATAAGATATTAAGACACTACCAATTGTGAAGACTTGAATTGAGCCTGAAAAGATAAATAGTACCAGTTCGTTGACATAAGGGTCAACACAAGAGAGTCTGTATAAAGGGagaatatcacaataaaagtgGTTGATGTGATTAGATCCACAGAAAGCTAACCTAAATAAAAGTCCTACATGGATCATGGAGTGCAGGTTTCCAGCTATGTAGGCCCCTGAGGTCATCTGAATGCAGAGTTTCTTTGACATCATTGTGTGGTACTGCAGTGGGTTACATATGGCCACATAGCGATCATAGGCCATTGCTGCCAGGAGAAAGCAGTCTGCAGTTTCAACagtgcaaagaaaataaaattgtgcCATGCATTCATAGAGGGAAATCATTCtgttttcagaaaagaaatttgCTAACATCTTAGGAGTAATGGCACAGGCACAGCAAGAGTCCACAAGAGCAAGGTTTCCCAGAAAGATGTACATTGGTGTGTGAAGACGATGCTCTTTTGAAATCAGTATCACCACGCTAAGATTCCCCACCATGGTGATCAGGTAGATGGCAAAGAACACCAGAAACAGAATGGTCTTCAGCTCTGGATGGTCTGTAAATCCTGTGAGTATAAACTCATTTTTTGTGGTATGATTTTCTTTAGCCATTCCTGACTCCTCTGTTGAGAAAAAAATTGTAGAGAAATGAGGTACTTTATAATATGCCCAGTTCAACTACTGAGCGTTCTCTGACTCAGAAGGACAAAGAGCATCTTCCATAATGCTTTCACAACTCACATGGATTTTGGTACATGCTCATTTCTGGGGAGTATCAATCTCCTCGAGCTGTTAACTTTTAAGCTAGTTACTTAACATTTTCCCAGAATCTTTTCAAGAAAGACATCAGATTAGATGCACAAAGATGGCTTTTCAGGTCTTGAGAGGAATAATCAGTGCAAAAAACTTCTCTGTATGGATTAGGGAAAACTGACTCATAATTTTGGTGTTAGCAATTGGTATCAGTGTTTGCAAACAATTTCAGTGACTGTATCTGTTCACATTAACAAGGTTGTTTGAAAGACTATTTTCATAcccatgttcatagaagcattattcagGATAaccaaaggtggaaacaactcaactggatgaatggatgaacaaaatgtggtatagacagaatatggaatattattcagtcttaaaagaaagtgaaattctGACGTATGTTCAAATATGGATGAAATTTtatgacattatgctaagtgaaataaactagaTGCAAAACGACAAATATTCTGTGATTCCACTTAACATGAACAAAGTAGTCAAACacatacagaaagtagaatagtagtttttaggggagggaaggaaaggggagtTGTTTAGTGGGTAcggagtttctgtttgggaagatCAAAAAGTTCTAGAGTTGGATTGTGATGATGGTGCCACAACAATATAAATTTACTTAGTGCTCCTGAAATGTGTATGCTTAAGGATaactaaaatgataaattttatgttacatatgttTTTCTACTATAAAAGATTTTACAAACTATTTTCATGGCCTTTATGACCTTATTATATTACTTATGCATGCAACATAAAGTTGCCCATGTGCACATGtgcataaagaaatataaagaaatttaaatgctattaaaagaaattaaagcattCCTAAGGGTTAAACAATTGATAAATTCAACTATATAACTATCTGTCAAAAACATCATGAGTAACATCAAACGTCAGACACAAATTGGGAAATTATTGCAATAAATATTATACCATTTCTGTGATTTTGTTCCATAAGGAGCTTCTACAAATCAGTAGGAATAATCAGTAGAAAATAGATAaaggacagaaacagaaaaacctcaaaagaaatacaattttaacacattaaaaatgtttagtaATGACGTCATTACTAATCAGAGAAGGATAATTTGAAAGTTACGAGGGCATATTTATTTTGCCTATCAAAATAACAAGATTTTTAAAGTGATACTATATAGTGTTGTCTAACATACAGCACAGTGGAAACCTATTTGCATTCCTGGTAAAAGTATAAATGGGTGCAAtcattggaaaataatttgataatAGATTAAGGAAAGTCTTAAATGTTCAGACCTGTGACAAGTAACCATGAATCTAgcagaaagaaatatttaaaatctctgacaaAGATTGACATAAAATGATGCCCATTCTCATGTAATTGTAATAGTAATAGTGTAATAGTGAAAAATTCAAATGGAAAACATTTGGTCAACATGAATAAGTCAATGTGAGTCATCCATATAATAGTATATTGTGCAATGATTAAAAATAGTGTTTATTTAGAATGTTCAATGTAATGACAAAGTACAGTAAAACagtatgtgaaaaataaaatataaaattttatatggagAATAATCTTAATTTTCCAAATAAATACTTACATATGAATGAAAAGGAAAGGCAGCACAGaaacatatcaaaattttaacACTAGTTTTCTCTGTGCTATGgaaattgtcatttttatattttcttctatttcaaattGTCTACAATAAGTGCTATTTTAACAATCAGAAAgcacttttttaattaaataaataaaatgacatgcTCTTAGTTTAAAACTTGATAATCCCCAAATAATTATTGGAGATCCAACTAATGTTTTCTGCACTCTACAATTCTGTAGTGGCTAAATCACAGTGGATCTGTTGAGGAAGTGTCTGCTTCGTTCTGGTGATAATGACATTCATGGTTATAAATAGTAAGAGTTTGCTGACAATCTTGCAGGTATCTCAGACCATTCAGGAATATATTCACCTCTTGTGGTAATGCATTCTTGAGACCACTTGCCTCTAAAGCAATAATTCTTCAGTGTTAAGTTTTACTCTTTTGAACGTCAAGTGTTTTCACAATATTCTGATTCTATGATGCTCACATTTATTAAACTTCCAGTGTATTTTTAAACCTCATTTATCCCTTATGTTTTTCCTTATAGACCAAGAATTCTAATCTGTTGGGGAATGCTTTATTTCAACCTACCTTCATTTATTTTAGTTAACTCAAGAATGACTTACTCATTGATTTGTTATTTAGTAAACACCTGCTCTGTGCTACATCCTTTCTTAGAAGATCAGTTGACTCTCCTGGACATTTCCACATTGATAATTTACTGGATATGCATCAACCATAACTACACTCTACATTCCTGGAACACagggaaaacattttggagaggAGATCTCTTTCCTTTTGGCAGTTACTGAAACAGTTACTAACTTTTAAATCTCAGACTATTTGTGACTGATACCTTTAGAAACAATATTCAAAGTGAATGTTTGACATCTATATGATTTGagttgttatttttttcattaaatgccTTACTCTTGGTAACCTGAGGtctaaaaaatgaacattttaaagctACATAATTTGAATGAGTTTTTTCATTAAATGTCTTGCACTTGCCAAGTTGAAGTCACATAACATAGTTTTCCTTCACTTTTCCCAGTTGATAATTAATCAGACAGAAATAAGTTTTACAttggtattttatttctctaaaaatcaaaagataaacTAAAAAGCTCCCTAAAATTACATCAGGgggttaaaatatatttttcttcatataatttatttaatacataGGGAATGTCTGATACAATTTTAAACATCATTTCATCATACAGGTTAATAATCCATTTCATCTGTTAAATTGTAAGTTATATGGCAAAccacattattaaaaaaaaaacccaaaagctttGCTAGTGTTTTCTGTTATTACTATAAATGTATGCCTCTGCTTATTTATTTTGGGTAAATTTAGGCTCCTCTAAAGTCAGAAGTGATGCAAACAAACTATAGTCATTTGTCCAGTTTTTATACAATGGatcttaaggaagaggagagac
This portion of the Vicugna pacos chromosome 1, VicPac4, whole genome shotgun sequence genome encodes:
- the LOC102536671 gene encoding olfactory receptor 5K1, with the translated sequence MAKENHTTKNEFILTGFTDHPELKTILFLVFFAIYLITMVGNLSVVILISKEHRLHTPMYIFLGNLALVDSCCACAITPKMLANFFSENRMISLYECMAQFYFLCTVETADCFLLAAMAYDRYVAICNPLQYHTMMSKKLCIQMTSGAYIAGNLHSMIHVGLLFRLAFCGSNHINHFYCDILPLYRLSCVDPYVNELVLFIFSGSIQVFTIGSVLISYLHILFTIFKMKSKQGRVKAFSTCASHFLSVSLFYGSLFFMYIRPNLLEEGDKDIPAAILFTEVVPLLNPFIYSLRNKEVITVLRKILKEKKSQKNLKQMTPTVA